The genomic region GTCAGCTCCTTGGGCTCCTTGCCCGTGTTGTTGCCCTCGAAGCGCACACACGTCTTGATCTTCTTCTTGCTGTCGCCGTGGATGCGGATCTTCGACAGCGTGGCCGTGTCGCCGTAGTTGGCGTTCACGCCGACGATCGAGTTCATCGGCGCCGTCACGTCGACGTCGTTCAGCACGACCGTGCGCTTGTACTGCGTCTTGCAGTTGCCGCAGGAGCGCACCAGCTTCCCGGCGTTCTGCACCTGGAAGCCCGACACGTTCAGCGTCCCGGCGCCGTTGAACTGGAGCACCTTGTCGTCGGCGTTCTTCGCGCCGCCGCCGATCACCTTGTACACGGCCGACGACGACTTGCCCTTGAAGCTGGCCGCGTCCTCGCCGACGTCCGTCCACCACACGTTCTGCAGCGTGCAGCTGCCCTTGCAGTGCACGCCGTCGGCGGCCGGGGTGCCGATGATGACGTTCTTGAGGACCGCGCCGTCGGCCAGCTCGAAGATGGGATCCTGACCCTCGTCCTGGCTGTCGCCACCGAGCGCGCCGGTGCCGTAGAACATCTTCATCCCGCCGTCGCGGACACCGGAGACCGGGATGGTCTTCGACACCGGCGTCTTGCCCGTTTCCGTGGGCCAGGAGGACGCGGCGCCCGCGGTGGACAGCATCGACGTGGTGACGACCGCCGCTCCCGTGATGCCGAACGCGGATAACCCGGCGATCAACGCCCGCCGCTTGGTGACCCGGCGGCGATGGCGGACGCGCTGTTCTGCTGGTGCAGTCATGTACCGATTCCTCGATGGGGGGTGACTCTTGCGCCTGGTGGTCGCCACCGGTGAGGAAAGGGTTGCCGCCTCTTCAGGAATTTTTCACGAGTCGTCTTCCGAGTCGTCCACGGCCGCGAAACCGCCGCCCACGGACAGCCGCTCCGCACCGGCGGCGGCCGTCACCGCGTAGCGGTCGGCGCCGGCGTCACGGCCGCCGCGCTCGTGGTCGAACTGGCCCGCGAACACCCACTCGCCCGCCGGGACCCTACGGCCCTCCTTCAGGGTCCAGGTGTAGACGAGGAAGCCGTCCCGCTCGGCGACCGTGAGTGTGAAGTCGTTCTCGGGCAGCGACCGCCAGGCGCCCGCGTCGGAGACCCCGCCGGTCTGGGCGACGCTCAACCGCACGGTCAGCGCGGTCAGTTCCGCGCGCGTCCTGATCGTGATGTTGCTCTGTGCCCAGAAGTCGTTGCTGTGCGGGTCGACCGAGCCGTCCGACCACAGCGGCCCGTCCTCGGTGGCGGCGGGCGGGCGCCCGGTGGGGGAGGTGCTCGGCGTGCGCGAGGGCGGCGGAGCGGACTCGCGGCGCTCCGGCGGGGCGGACGGTGTGGGGTCCACCGGCGGTGCGGGGGCCCGGCTCGTCGCCTCCGGCGACGGCGTGGGCGTCGGCGACGTCGCCACGTCCTGCTGCTGCGGGGCGGAGGTCTCCTCCTTCACCGCGGACGCGACCGCGTAACCGCCCACCGCCAGCACACCCGCCACCGCGGCCGTCGCGCCCGCCACCCGCATCCACCCGAACACCGGCGGACGCGTGGCCCGGTGGCCGGAACCGGCCGGACCGGCCATGCCGCGCTCGACCCGGGCCAGGATGCGCTCCCGGTCGGGCTCGTGCGCCCCGGCCGCCTCGTGCAGCCGGGCGCGCAGCTCCTCGTGCACGTCCCGCCGCATGGTCATCGGTCCCTTCCTTCGCCCTCACCGGTGCGCGCCGGCAAGCTTTCCACGACCGGCGAGCAACGGGGAGCGCCCACCGCCGCGTGCATCCGCTGCGGCAGTCCCTGTGTGCCCAGCAACCGCTGGAGTTCGGCCATTCCCTTCGAGGTCTGGCTCTTCACCGTACCCACCGAGACGCCGAGGGCGAGGGCGGTGTCCTTCTCCGACAGGTCGAACGCGTGCCGCAGCACCACGCAAGCGCGCTTGCGGAACGGCAGCCGGCGCAGGGCCTCCTGCACGTCGACCACACCCGCGACGTCCGGGTTCTCGGTGTTCTCCTCGCGCTGCGACCAGAACAGGGCGATGCGCCGCCGCTCGCGCACGGCGCTGCGGATCCGGGTGCGGGCCAGGTTGGCGACCACACCGCGCGCGTACGCCGCCGGATGGTCGGCCGCGCGTACCCGGTCCCAGCGGTGCCACAGCGCCAGCAACGCGTCCGCCGCCAGATCGTCGGCGGTGTCCGGCTCGCCCGTCAGCAGGTGGGCCAGGCGGGACAGTTCGGCGTAGTGACGCTCGAAGAAGGCGTGGAACTCCACGGAGGCGGCGTCGTCGACGACTGTGCCCACGGGCGACCTCTCCTCGCAGCGGCTTCGGGCACTCCCGGCCGGGGTGCCCATGAGTGTCACGTAGATGACATGTGATCATCCGGGGGAGGTCCGGACGAGATCGGGAAGCGTAGCAGCGTTCTCGGAACGGTTCGTACGGAGCTTCGAACAGCGTATGGCGGGCCGGACTTCGATTCCGTAACACGAAGAAAACCTGAACGTGGTTCAACGCGGGAACAATCCAGCCAGCATCCGCACACCGATCACCCAGGCACCGAGGAGCACTCGCCATGTCCGAATCGCAGAAGGTGGCCGACCGGTCCGACGCCGCACCACCCGCGGTGAACAGCGTCGACCGGTTCTTCAAGATCTCCGAGCGGGGGTCCACCTTCGGCCGTGAGATACGCGGCGGCTTCGCCACGTTCTTCACCATGGCCTACATCCTTGTCCTGAACCCCATCATCCTGGGCAGCGCGAAGGACAAGTTCGGGCACCAGCTGGACGCCGTCCAGCTCACCACCGCGACCGCCCTGGTGGCCGCGGTCATGACGATCATCATGGGCGTGGGCGGCAACCTGCCCCTCGCGCTGGCCGCCGGACTGGGCCTGAACGCCGTGGTCGCCTTCCAGATCGCCCCGCTGATGAGCTGGGACGACGCGATGGGCCTGATCGTCCTCGAGGGCCTGCTGATCTGCGTGCTGGTGGTGACCGGGCTGCGCGAGGCCGTCATGCACGCCATACCCCAGCCGCTCAAGCAGGCGATCAGCGTCGGCA from Streptomyces chartreusis NRRL 3882 harbors:
- a CDS encoding pectate lyase, whose product is MTAPAEQRVRHRRRVTKRRALIAGLSAFGITGAAVVTTSMLSTAGAASSWPTETGKTPVSKTIPVSGVRDGGMKMFYGTGALGGDSQDEGQDPIFELADGAVLKNVIIGTPAADGVHCKGSCTLQNVWWTDVGEDAASFKGKSSSAVYKVIGGGAKNADDKVLQFNGAGTLNVSGFQVQNAGKLVRSCGNCKTQYKRTVVLNDVDVTAPMNSIVGVNANYGDTATLSKIRIHGDSKKKIKTCVRFEGNNTGKEPKELTPPGPDGKTCKFKASDISYQ
- a CDS encoding SigE family RNA polymerase sigma factor: MGTVVDDAASVEFHAFFERHYAELSRLAHLLTGEPDTADDLAADALLALWHRWDRVRAADHPAAYARGVVANLARTRIRSAVRERRRIALFWSQREENTENPDVAGVVDVQEALRRLPFRKRACVVLRHAFDLSEKDTALALGVSVGTVKSQTSKGMAELQRLLGTQGLPQRMHAAVGAPRCSPVVESLPARTGEGEGRDR